The following are encoded together in the Thermococcus sibiricus MM 739 genome:
- a CDS encoding phosphoenolpyruvate carboxykinase (GTP): protein MTPEDYLKKRLDPEQFEKIKGIDNPELNEFLAKYIELLNPARVFICTDSKEDENYIRRRAIEYGEEKSLAMEGHTIHYDGYYDQARDKARTKILVPKGVEIPFINTMDREKGLKEIHEIMKDIAKGKELFVCFFVLGPKNSVFTIPAVQLTDSAYVAHSEFILYRKGYEEFKRLGREAKFLKFVHSAGELDERKTSKNIDKRRVYIDLEGETVYSANTQYGGNTIGLKKLAFRLTIKRAVEEGWLSEHMFLMRINGPNGRKTYFTGAYPSMCGKTSTAMISWENIVGDDLTFIVDMKGEARGANVEKGVFGIIQGVNQEDDPIIWEVLHSPNEIIFSNVLVKDGKPYWNEMGIPIPDEGENHSGKWWRGKKDSEGNEISPSHKNARFTVSLDAFPNTDLEALETPCGVRVGGMIFGGRDADTWPPVREAFDWAHGVITMGAALESETTAATLGKEGVRAFNPMAILDFLSVHIGKYLKNYLEFEKKLRIKPKIFAVNYFLREKDGKWLNHKLDKSVWLKWMELRVHGDVDAIKTPVGYIPKYEDLKRLFKEVLNKDYSREDYEKQFVIRVPEFLAKIERIEKIYRDVGNIPEELFKVLEEERHRLIEAKEKYGDYISPFKFL from the coding sequence ATGACTCCAGAGGATTATCTAAAGAAAAGACTGGATCCGGAACAATTTGAAAAAATTAAAGGGATTGATAACCCAGAACTTAATGAATTCTTGGCAAAGTACATTGAACTTCTGAATCCTGCAAGAGTCTTTATTTGTACCGATTCAAAAGAAGATGAGAATTACATAAGAAGAAGGGCAATTGAGTATGGTGAGGAAAAATCTCTTGCAATGGAAGGTCATACCATCCATTATGATGGTTACTACGATCAGGCAAGAGATAAGGCAAGAACTAAAATATTAGTGCCTAAAGGTGTTGAAATACCTTTTATTAATACCATGGACAGAGAAAAAGGCCTTAAAGAGATACATGAGATTATGAAAGATATAGCTAAAGGGAAGGAGCTCTTTGTATGCTTCTTTGTGCTCGGCCCTAAAAATTCCGTTTTCACCATACCAGCAGTTCAGCTTACTGATTCTGCTTATGTTGCTCATAGTGAATTTATACTTTATAGAAAGGGATACGAAGAATTTAAACGCTTAGGTAGAGAGGCAAAGTTCTTAAAGTTCGTACATTCGGCAGGAGAACTCGATGAGAGGAAGACCAGCAAGAACATAGATAAGAGGAGAGTATACATTGATTTAGAAGGTGAAACCGTTTACTCTGCAAATACTCAGTATGGTGGAAACACTATAGGATTGAAGAAGCTTGCATTTAGACTAACTATAAAAAGAGCCGTTGAAGAAGGCTGGCTAAGTGAACACATGTTCTTAATGCGTATAAATGGGCCAAATGGAAGAAAGACATACTTCACTGGAGCGTACCCATCAATGTGTGGTAAGACCTCAACTGCCATGATTTCTTGGGAAAATATTGTGGGGGATGATCTAACATTCATAGTCGACATGAAAGGAGAAGCAAGAGGTGCAAACGTCGAGAAGGGCGTTTTTGGAATAATTCAAGGAGTTAATCAGGAAGATGACCCAATAATTTGGGAAGTTCTTCACTCACCGAACGAGATAATTTTCTCTAATGTACTCGTTAAAGATGGAAAACCTTACTGGAATGAGATGGGTATACCAATACCTGATGAGGGAGAAAACCACAGTGGCAAGTGGTGGAGAGGTAAAAAAGATTCAGAAGGCAATGAAATTTCACCAAGTCACAAAAATGCTCGTTTTACAGTTAGTTTAGATGCATTCCCAAACACTGACTTGGAAGCATTGGAGACCCCTTGTGGTGTTAGAGTAGGTGGCATGATTTTTGGAGGTAGAGATGCGGATACTTGGCCTCCAGTAAGGGAAGCCTTTGATTGGGCTCATGGTGTTATAACAATGGGTGCAGCTTTGGAAAGTGAAACTACAGCAGCTACTCTTGGAAAAGAGGGAGTCAGAGCATTTAATCCAATGGCAATCCTTGATTTCCTAAGTGTTCATATCGGGAAGTACTTAAAGAATTATCTTGAATTTGAGAAAAAGCTTAGAATAAAGCCTAAGATATTTGCAGTCAACTATTTCCTAAGAGAAAAAGATGGAAAATGGCTCAATCACAAGCTTGATAAATCTGTGTGGCTCAAGTGGATGGAACTGAGGGTTCATGGGGATGTGGATGCAATAAAAACTCCGGTTGGATATATTCCCAAATATGAAGATCTAAAGAGACTCTTTAAGGAAGTCCTTAACAAAGATTACAGCAGAGAAGATTATGAGAAGCAGTTTGTCATTAGGGTTCCGGAATTTTTAGCTAAGATAGAGAGGATTGAAAAGATTTACAGAGATGTTGGTAATATCCCTGAAGAGCTCTTTAAAGTTCTAGAAGAGGAAAGACATAGGTTAATTGAGGCTAAAGAAAAATATGGTGATTATATATCTCCTTTCAAGTTTTTATAA